A genomic region of Papaver somniferum cultivar HN1 chromosome 7, ASM357369v1, whole genome shotgun sequence contains the following coding sequences:
- the LOC113299907 gene encoding receptor-like protein EIX2: MFNGSIPKEITDLHKLQFLDLSNNKLSGSVPEKIGNLEMLTSMSNTSLVVGDVISLVYSGVVLQIQWKKATEQLGVVYTYNTGIDLSRNFLEGTIPNDICLLKGLKMLNLSHNHLHGMIPMNVGNMVGLESLDLSFNRLAGHIPLSLTSIDPLSTLDLSYNNFSGMIPRGAHFDLVSLDGSAYVGNSLLCGHPTKKICEQLNPSISLPNSEAKENGKLVFYAAFVVGIGTGIWGFLLVLVLVFFLIKKKWWLGYWRFVDTVALRITGYILKK; encoded by the coding sequence ATGTTTAATGGATCGATCCCGAAAGAAATTACAGATTTGCATAAACTACAATTTTTAGACCTGTCAAATAATAAATTGTCTGGTTCAGTTCCTGAGAAGATAGGAAACTTGGAGATGCTAACAAGTATGTCAAATACCAGTCTCGTGGTTGGTGACGTAATCTCACTGGTATATTCTGGTGTGGTACTACAAATACAGTGGAAAAAGGCAACAGAACAACTTGGGGTTGTATACACTTACAATACTGGAATTGATCTTTCAAGAAACTTCCTGGAGGGAACCATTCCAAATGATATTTGTCTACTGAAAGGACTTAAGATGCTTAATCTATCACATAACCACCTACATGGTATGATCCCAATGAATGTCGGGAACATGGTTGGTTTAGAGTCACTGGATTTGAGTTTCAACAGATTGGCTGGACATATTCCATTGTCTCTTACCTCGATCGATCCTCTCAGCACTCTGGACCTGTCTTACAATAACTTCAGTGGAATGATTCCTAGAGGTGCGCACTTCGATCTAGTGAGTTTAGATGGTTCAGCTTATGTTGGCAACTCTTTGTTATGCGGTCACCCGACAAAAAAGATTTGTGAACAGTTGAATCCTAGTATTAGCCTGCCAAACAGTGAAGCGAAAGAAAATGGCAAACTGGTGTTTTATGCTGCTTTTGTTGTAGGTATTGGAACTGGAATTTGGGGCTtccttttggttttggttttggttttctttctaATCAAAAAAAAGTGGTGGCTGGGGTATTGGAGATTTGTTGATACTGTTGCATTGAGAATAACCGGATACATTTTGAAGAAGTGA
- the LOC113296159 gene encoding LRR receptor-like serine/threonine-protein kinase ERECTA, translating into MTMRGHRFRDLKCFSLTLQVVYRLGEEKIAATGRQFIALMTLPMFSTNWAEPISLLANLRELSFSDCSISGPFPLHEFHNLSRLSLLRMDSNPMISQIPIQLATFTSLSVLDLNNCQLQGSMPYLPQLQYLDVSVNKDLIVNLLHVFDQPWPKLQFLSITLTNVVGTIPSSVSNASSLVNLLASHCSIRGSFPDSISNLSHLKYLDLSNNYLNGPIPYSISNLRNLQVLNLNENDLHGPIPKSICEVSSLATLLVTSNNLDGSMPSCIFKLRKLQVFDITGNNLKGTLSFRSIFLELNPVWISFDSNFLDIKIDINYSLTSKFERLQPLGLQRCNLKGSIPTFICNMTELYRLDLSRNNLRGSIPSCIFKLPHLSFLDLSNNSLEGTLPPSIHLTQEYPFSALLLWRNKLRGSLPLPPKMSRVLICRIMNSLVKSRMK; encoded by the exons ATGACAATGAGAGGACATCGCTTCAGAGATTTAAAATGTTTCTCTCTGACCCTTCAGGTCGTTTATCGTCTTGGAGAGGAAAAAATTGCTGCAACTGGAAGGCAGTTCATTGCTCTAATGACACTTCCCAT GTTCAGCACAAACTGGGCTGAACCTATATCGTTGCTTGCCAACCTTAGGGAGCTATCATTCTCGGATTGTAGCATTTCTGGTCCATTTCCACTTCATGAATTTCACAATCTCTCACGTCTATCGCTTCTCCGAATGGATTCTAATCCAATGATCTCACAAATTCCAATTCAGCTTGCTACTTTCACATCTCTTTCAGTCCTTGACTTGAACAATTGTCAGTTGCAAGGTTCAATGCCTtatcttccacaacttcaataCTTGGATGTCAGTGTTAACAAAGATCTCATTGTTAATCTCCTTCACGTATTCGATCAACCATGGCCTAAACTTCAATTCCTTTCAATTACTTTGACTAATGTTGTTGGGACGATCCCAAGTTCTGTTTCAAATGCATCATCACTGGTCAATCTTCTTGCATCACATTGTTCAATTCGAGGATCCTTCCCGGATTCTATTTCAAACCTTTCGCACTTAAAATATCTAGACCTCAGTAACAACTATTTGAATGGTCCCATTCCTTATTCAATCTCCAATCTAAGAAATTTGCAAGTGTTAAATTTGAATGAAAACGATTTACATGGTCCCATCCCAAAATCAATATGTGAGGTTTCGTCACTTGCAACTCTTCTTGTAACAAGCAACAATTTGGATGGATCAATGCCAAGTTGCATTTTCAAGCTTCGAAAACTGCAGGTGTTTGATATCACAGGCAACAATTTAAAAGGAACTCTCTCATTTAGATCAATATTCCTAGAGTTGAACCCTGTATGGATTTCTTTTGACAGTAACTTTCTAGATATAAAGATAGACATCAATTACTCGTTGACATCTAAATTTGAACGGCTGCAACCCTTGGGCCTGCAGCGTTGCAACTTGAAAGGGTCTATCCCAACTTTCATTTGCAATATGACTGAACTTTATCGGTTGGATTTGTCACGTAACAACCTCAGAGGCTCTATCCCTTCTTGTATCTTCAAACTCCCACATCTGTCTTTCTTAGATCTCTCAAACAACAGCCTAGAAGGAACACTACCGCCTTCAATACATCTTACTCAAGAATACCCATTTTCAGCACTACTATTATGGCGGAACAAACTCCGGGGATCACTTCCTCTTCCACCTAAAATGTCGAGGGTTTTGATTTGTCGGATAATGAATTCACTGGTGAAATCTCGGATGAAGTAA